From Segatella copri, the proteins below share one genomic window:
- a CDS encoding tetratricopeptide repeat protein, whose product MKKIYLIMILFFATASGVFAQTTNIVTLMLKAKSGEAEAQNALGEAYYDGKGVTENLTEAVKWFTKAAEQENAKAEYNLGNCYYYGNGVQYRDRGEAVKWYTKAAEQGYTEAQNDLGYCYEFGEGVDKNLKEAVKWYTKAAEQGLPLAQCNLGACYENGDWVEKNLEEAVKWYTKAANQGYAKAQYYLGKAYDKGEGVAKNDSEAMKWYLKAVKNNYPQAAYYYGAMLLAGDKQKGVTKNIPEGVKYLRKAADLKNLDAIQALVGAYYSKMTGENDFGISKYLSYADFVKYIKIGAEEGDQNMKTFLTNLPNLKSMIAQEKSLVAKYGQRAYDNIKKGKVYIGMPEGILTEFRTFETDGSRYQMYKYNGPYRDLVGTYKQYIPSYALRLVNLLGKVFPRIVKVRNGKVTNVIY is encoded by the coding sequence ATGAAAAAGATTTATCTAATCATGATACTCTTCTTTGCGACAGCATCGGGAGTATTTGCACAAACAACCAACATTGTCACCCTCATGCTAAAAGCCAAGTCTGGCGAAGCAGAAGCACAGAATGCTCTGGGCGAAGCATATTATGATGGGAAAGGGGTTACGGAAAATTTAACTGAAGCTGTAAAATGGTTCACAAAAGCTGCAGAACAAGAAAATGCTAAAGCAGAATACAACTTAGGCAACTGCTATTACTATGGCAATGGAGTACAATACAGGGACCGTGGAGAAGCCGTAAAATGGTATACAAAAGCGGCAGAGCAAGGATATACTGAAGCACAAAACGACTTAGGATACTGTTATGAATTTGGCGAAGGAGTAGACAAGAATCTTAAAGAAGCCGTAAAATGGTACACAAAAGCTGCAGAACAAGGACTACCATTGGCACAATGCAACTTGGGAGCCTGCTATGAAAATGGCGACTGGGTAGAAAAGAACCTTGAAGAAGCCGTGAAATGGTATACAAAAGCAGCCAATCAAGGATATGCGAAGGCTCAATACTATCTGGGAAAAGCCTATGATAAAGGCGAAGGTGTAGCTAAGAACGATTCGGAAGCTATGAAATGGTATCTCAAAGCGGTAAAAAACAATTACCCACAAGCAGCCTATTATTATGGTGCAATGCTCTTAGCGGGTGACAAGCAAAAGGGTGTAACAAAAAACATACCAGAAGGAGTCAAATATTTGCGCAAGGCAGCTGATCTAAAAAACCTTGATGCAATTCAGGCTTTGGTTGGTGCCTATTACTCGAAAATGACAGGTGAGAATGATTTTGGTATTAGCAAATATCTTTCTTACGCTGACTTTGTTAAGTATATAAAAATTGGCGCAGAAGAAGGAGATCAAAACATGAAAACTTTTCTGACCAATTTACCAAATTTAAAATCAATGATAGCACAAGAAAAAAGTCTTGTAGCGAAATATGGACAGAGAGCATACGACAACATCAAAAAGGGAAAGGTTTATATAGGTATGCCAGAAGGTATCCTTACCGAATTCAGGACTTTTGAGACTGATGGTAGCAGATATCAAATGTACAAATACAATGGTCCTTACAGAGACTTAGTTGGTACTTACAAACAATATATCCCTTCCTATGCTCTCCGACTGGTCAATCTTCTTGGGAAGGTATTCCCTAGAATCGTAAAGGTTAGAAATGGAAAGGTTACAAATGTCATATATTAA
- a CDS encoding ATP-binding protein — MKYLDRIADRMLQLRLEAFGAVQIVGPKWCGKTTTAMQQSKSVIKMQDPDKREGYLATARTKPSLLLKGKTPRLIDEWQVAPVLWDAVRNTVDERKQKGQFILTGSTVVEDKNGEIMHTGTGRISKMPMYPMSLYESKESTGSISLRLLFDDPAYDIDGFLSDMTVEKLIFAACRGGWPASLDVTSQEAQLLIAQDYVNVICDEDISRVDGVRRQPALARLIMRSYARNICTLVKKSKMLADITVEMEKTSMPTFDDYVSALQRLFVIEDVEAWCPAIRSAAAIRSGAKRCFVDPSIAVAALGMSPRNLELDLRTFGFIFECMCIRDLKVYSQALGGRVSYYHDRYDLEADIVLHLADGRYALIECKLGSREIEDGAKHLLQLRDLIREKNKTEHQMPLREPDLLIVMTGGEMAYTREDGVKVIPLATLKD; from the coding sequence ATGAAGTATTTAGATAGAATAGCAGACAGAATGCTCCAACTTCGTCTGGAAGCCTTTGGAGCAGTACAGATTGTTGGACCAAAATGGTGCGGAAAAACCACAACGGCCATGCAGCAGTCAAAGAGCGTAATCAAGATGCAAGATCCAGATAAGCGTGAAGGATATCTGGCGACGGCACGCACCAAACCATCCTTGCTGCTCAAAGGCAAAACACCACGACTGATAGACGAGTGGCAGGTAGCACCAGTTTTATGGGATGCTGTTCGGAATACCGTAGATGAGCGAAAACAGAAAGGTCAGTTTATCTTAACCGGTTCTACAGTCGTCGAAGACAAAAACGGAGAAATCATGCATACGGGTACTGGTCGCATCTCCAAGATGCCCATGTATCCTATGAGCCTTTATGAGTCAAAGGAATCAACAGGCTCCATATCTTTACGTTTATTGTTTGATGACCCAGCTTACGATATTGATGGATTTCTGTCAGACATGACCGTGGAGAAACTGATTTTCGCTGCTTGCCGAGGCGGTTGGCCAGCATCACTGGACGTCACTTCGCAGGAGGCACAATTACTGATAGCACAGGATTACGTAAATGTGATTTGCGATGAAGATATATCGAGGGTAGATGGCGTAAGAAGACAGCCAGCTTTGGCTCGACTCATCATGCGTTCTTATGCCCGGAACATCTGCACCCTCGTCAAGAAATCCAAGATGTTGGCAGACATCACGGTAGAAATGGAGAAAACGTCGATGCCAACATTTGATGATTATGTTTCTGCCCTGCAACGATTGTTTGTCATAGAAGATGTGGAGGCATGGTGTCCGGCAATCCGCTCAGCCGCAGCAATCCGTTCGGGAGCCAAGCGTTGCTTTGTAGATCCTTCCATAGCTGTTGCTGCTTTGGGTATGTCACCAAGAAATCTGGAATTAGACCTTCGAACCTTTGGTTTCATATTCGAGTGTATGTGCATTCGCGACCTGAAGGTATATTCGCAAGCCTTGGGAGGTAGAGTCTCTTACTATCACGACCGCTATGACCTGGAGGCAGACATCGTGCTTCATCTTGCAGATGGCCGCTATGCCTTGATAGAATGCAAGTTGGGTAGTCGGGAGATAGAAGATGGTGCCAAGCATCTCCTGCAACTACGGGATTTGATTCGTGAGAAGAACAAGACAGAGCATCAGATGCCACTCAGAGAGCCAGACCTGCTGATTGTCATGACAGGAGGCGAAATGGCTTATACAAGGGAAGATGGAGTAAAGGTTATACCTTTGGCTACATTAAAAGACTAA
- a CDS encoding energy transducer TonB, whose protein sequence is MKHSFLQTLSTTFSSKIGKSIILAIFVMLTGSPTFGQARRGTTQKANTTTVTKPSPNLVNDFNKKIKNNYFFNNKSNNNEWDIVFKPANTEGKGGGNIVIPISKLGLSFSYNITANGSIYIKIDNVKMKEEKITWQTNPDGVILEDLFFQLQSDSLKYDELVNWNPNEESVYNEVNEIDKVDEKPSFPGGESAMKSYLNSNVKYPDVAQENGVQGRVIVESIIEKDGSMSDVKVIRSVDPSLDREALRVVKAMPKWTPAKLKGIPVRTKCTTPVVFRLQ, encoded by the coding sequence ATGAAGCATTCATTTTTACAAACATTAAGCACCACTTTTTCCTCTAAAATCGGAAAAAGTATCATTTTAGCAATATTCGTTATGCTAACAGGAAGCCCAACCTTCGGACAAGCAAGACGAGGCACTACACAAAAAGCCAATACAACAACTGTCACTAAGCCAAGCCCAAATTTAGTAAACGACTTTAACAAAAAAATCAAAAACAATTATTTCTTCAACAATAAGTCGAACAATAATGAGTGGGACATAGTATTCAAACCTGCCAATACTGAAGGAAAAGGCGGTGGAAATATCGTGATACCTATATCTAAACTTGGTCTCTCATTCTCATACAACATCACTGCAAACGGAAGTATCTATATCAAGATTGACAACGTCAAGATGAAGGAGGAGAAGATAACATGGCAAACTAATCCCGATGGGGTCATTTTAGAAGATCTGTTTTTCCAATTGCAGAGCGACTCACTTAAATACGATGAACTTGTAAATTGGAATCCAAACGAAGAGTCAGTTTACAACGAAGTCAATGAAATTGATAAAGTTGATGAAAAGCCATCTTTTCCTGGTGGTGAAAGTGCAATGAAGTCTTATCTGAACAGCAATGTAAAATATCCTGATGTAGCACAGGAAAATGGCGTACAAGGACGTGTAATCGTAGAGAGTATCATAGAGAAAGACGGCTCCATGTCTGACGTTAAGGTTATTAGAAGTGTTGACCCGTCACTTGACAGGGAAGCCCTGCGTGTTGTTAAGGCTATGCCGAAATGGACACCAGCAAAACTAAAAGGAATACCTGTACGAACCAAATGTACAACACCTGTCGTTTTTAGATTACAATAA